Proteins encoded by one window of Rhodamnia argentea isolate NSW1041297 chromosome 6, ASM2092103v1, whole genome shotgun sequence:
- the LOC115757368 gene encoding non-functional NADPH-dependent codeinone reductase 2-like: MANITVPNTRLNTNGKAVPLLGFGTAEYPFGSSDNVKEHLLDAIRLGYRHFDSAALYLSEPPLGEAVAEALELGLVDSREELFITTKLWCSDAHGDRVVPALQTSLKNLGLEYVDLYLVHWPVCVKAGEYELPVKKKDLLPFDYEGVWKAMEECRKLGLAESIGVSNFSCKKLEKLLSIAEIPPAVNQVEMNPLWQQQKLRQFCKEKGIHITAYSPLGAKGTLWGTNRVMECEVLQEIAKAKGKTLAQVCLRWAHEQGVSVLAKSFNKERMKENLDIFHWSLRPDELDKISQIPQKKGFPGLEFVSPDGPYKSVEELWDGEI; this comes from the exons ATGGCCAACATCACTGTTCCTAACACTCGACTCAATACAAACGGGAAAGCGGTCCCGCTTCTTGGCTTCGGAACAGCCGAGTACCCATTTGGGTCCTCTGACAACGTGAAGGAACACCTCCTCGACGCGATCCGATTGGGTTACCGACACTTCGACTCGGCCGCGCTTTACCTGTCCGAGCCGCCCCTCGGAGAAGCCGTGGCCGAAGCTCTCGAGCTCGGCCTTGTCGACTCGCGCGAGGAGTTGTTCATCACCACGAAGCTCTGGTGCAGCGACGCACATGGCGACCGCGTCGTCCCCGCGCTCCAGACGTCCCTCAA GAATCTCGGGCTGGAGTACGTGGACTTGTATCTGGTGCATTGGCCGGTGTGCGTGAAGGCAGGTGAGTATGAGCTTccggtgaagaagaaggatcTGCTTCCGTTTGATTATGAGGGTGTGTGGAAGGCCATGGAAGAGTGCCGGAAGCTGGGGTTGGCAGAAAGCATAGGAGTGAGCAATTTCTCATGCAAAAAGCTTGAGAAGTTGCTCAGCATCGCCGAGATTCCTCCTGCTGTCAATCAA GTGGAGATGAACCCTTTGTGGCAGCAACAGAAGCTAAGGCAATTCTGCAAGGAGAAGGGAATTCACATCACTGCCTACTCTCCACTAGGCGCCAAAGGAACCCTTTGGGGGACCAATAGAGTGATGGAATGCGAGGTGCTGCAAGAGATTGCCAAAGCCAAAGGGAAGACACTTGCCCAG GTTTGTCTGAGATGGGCGCATGAACAAGGAGTCAGCGTGCTAGCGAAAAGTTTCAACAAAGAGAGGATGAAAGAGAACCTTGACATATTCCACTGGAGCTTGAGGCCTgatgaattggacaaaattagtcaaattccacAAAAGAAAGGATTCCCCGGGCTTGAATTTGTATCCCCGGATGGTCCTTACAAGTCTGTCGAAGAGCTCTGGGACGGGGAGATTTGA
- the LOC115757390 gene encoding non-functional NADPH-dependent codeinone reductase 2-like isoform X1, whose amino-acid sequence MADVVIPETLLNASGKVIPLLGFGTAEFPFGSSDNVKEHLLHAIRLGYRHFDSASVYLSEQPLGEAVADALELGLISSREDLFITTKLWCSDAHGDRVVPALLRSLKNLRLEHVDLYLVHFPVSSKPGECEILAKEDLLPFDYEGVWKAMEECRKLGLAKSIGVSNFSCKKLEKLLSIAEIPPAVNQVEMNPLWQQQKLRQFCKEKGIHITAYSPLGAKGTLWGTNRVMECEVLQEIAKAKGKTLAQVCLRWAYEQGVSVPVKSFNIERMKENLDIFDWSLGLEELNKISQIPQKKGFVGLEVVSPGGPYKSAEELWDKEI is encoded by the exons ATGGCCGATGTTGTTATTCCCGAGACTCTGCTCAACGCAAGCGGCAAAGTAATCCCGCTCCTTGGGTTCGGAACAGCCGAGTTCCCGTTTGGCTCCTCAGACAACGTGAAGGAACACCTTCTCCACGCGATCCGATTGGGCTACCGCCACTTCGACTCGGCCTCGGTCTACCTGTCCGAGCAGCCTCTCGGGGAAGCCGTGGCCGATGCCCTCGAGCTCGGTCTCATAAGCTCGCGCGAGGATCTGTTCATCACCACGAAGCTCTGGTGCAGCGACGCGCACGGCGACCGCGTCGTCCCTGCGCTCCTGAGATCCCTCAA GAATCTCAGGCTGGAGCACGTGGACCTGTATCTGGTGCATTTCCCGGTGAGCTCGAAGCCAGGGGAGTGTGAGATTCTGGCGAAAGAGGATCTGCTTCCGTTTGATTATGAGGGTGTGTGGAAGGCCATGGAAGAGTGCCGGAAGCTGGGGTTGGCGAAAAGCATAGGAGTGAGCAATTTCTCATGCAAAAAGCTCGAGAAGTTGCTCAGCATCGCCGAGATTCCTCCTGCTGTCAACCAA GTGGAGATGAACCCTTTGTGGCAGCAACAGAAGCTAAGGCAATTCTGCAAGGAAAAGGGAATTCACATCACTGCCTACTCTCCACTAGGCGCCAAAGGAACCCTTTGGGGGACCAATAGAGTGATGGAATGCGAGGTGCTGCAAGAGATTGCCAAAGCCAAAGGGAAGACGCTTGCCCAG GTTTGTTTAAGGTGGGCATATGAACAAGGAGTCAGCGTGCCGGTGAAAAGCTTCAACATAGAGAGGATGAAAGAGAACCTTGACATATTCGACTGGAGCTTGGGCCTTGAAGAACTGaacaaaattagtcaaattccacAAAAGAAAGGATTCGTCGGACTTGAAGTAGTATCCCCAGGTGGTCCTTACAAGTCTGCCGAAGAGCTCTGGGACAAGGAGATTTAA
- the LOC115757390 gene encoding non-functional NADPH-dependent codeinone reductase 2-like isoform X2, translating into MADVVIPETLLNASGKVIPLLGFGTAEFPFGSSDNVKEHLLHAIRLGYRHFDSASVYLSEQPLGEAVADALELGLISSREDLFITTKLWCSDAHGDRVVPALLRSLKNLRLEHVDLYLVHFPVSSKPGECEILAKEDLLPFDYEGVWKAMEECRKLGLAKSIGVSNFSCKKLEKLLSIAEIPPAVNQVEMNPLWQQQKLRQFCKEKGIHITAYSPLGAKGTLWGTNRVMECEVLQEIAKAKGKTLAQVCLRWVHEQGVSVLVKSFKTERMKENLDIFDWSLSLEDLNKIGQIPQKKGLLALEFVSPDGPYKSPEEFWDEEV; encoded by the exons ATGGCCGATGTTGTTATTCCCGAGACTCTGCTCAACGCAAGCGGCAAAGTAATCCCGCTCCTTGGGTTCGGAACAGCCGAGTTCCCGTTTGGCTCCTCAGACAACGTGAAGGAACACCTTCTCCACGCGATCCGATTGGGCTACCGCCACTTCGACTCGGCCTCGGTCTACCTGTCCGAGCAGCCTCTCGGGGAAGCCGTGGCCGATGCCCTCGAGCTCGGTCTCATAAGCTCGCGCGAGGATCTGTTCATCACCACGAAGCTCTGGTGCAGCGACGCGCACGGCGACCGCGTCGTCCCTGCGCTCCTGAGATCCCTCAA GAATCTCAGGCTGGAGCACGTGGACCTGTATCTGGTGCATTTCCCGGTGAGCTCGAAGCCAGGGGAGTGTGAGATTCTGGCGAAAGAGGATCTGCTTCCGTTTGATTATGAGGGTGTGTGGAAGGCCATGGAAGAGTGCCGGAAGCTGGGGTTGGCGAAAAGCATAGGAGTGAGCAATTTCTCATGCAAAAAGCTCGAGAAGTTGCTCAGCATCGCCGAGATTCCTCCTGCTGTCAACCAA GTGGAGATGAACCCTTTGTGGCAGCAACAGAAGCTAAGGCAATTCTGCAAGGAAAAGGGAATTCACATCACTGCCTACTCTCCACTAGGCGCCAAAGGAACCCTTTGGGGGACCAATAGAGTGATGGAATGCGAGGTGCTGCAAGAGATTGCCAAAGCCAAAGGGAAGACGCTTGCCCAG GTTTGTCTGAGGTGGGTGCATGAACAAGGAGTCAGCGTGCTGGTGAAGAGCTTCAAGACCGAGAGGATGAAAGAGAACCTCGACATATTCGACTGGAGCTTGAGCCTTGAAGACCTGAACAAAATTGGTCAGATCCCGCAGAAGAAAGGACTCCTCGCGCTCGAGTTTGTATCCCCCGATGGTCCTTACAAGTCTCCCGAAGAGTTCTGGGACGAGGAGGTTTGA